ttcgcaaccacaattactacacaatcacttactcttcttgagtccaaatgcattgacaagacatgagaatttaatttgccccaaaatttaacaacgagaaagatccttcaaaacattcacacttgagaccgtacgtcacatcacaacaaaaaatcaagcgcccaatggccttcctttatatttcaaggaaacacttttcGTCACAtttaaatcgtcttaacacatcctgcagttacatcatacttatcacaaagccattccaccgctcatcgaggcACGAATTCCATTCGTAGGGTCATTAccgaacatatgagtccaaatgtacaggttacaactgaagctaccgagccaaagctacggtttaaacctggcctcaagttctCCAGACTAGCTTATCACaaaaacacataatacatatctcgaacctcgttcatagaatcacaagccgacgatgcacaactgataacgagcgctcatgtgcgcatacgaatgtatagaaggaattcaaagagttatgtttcaagctgaataaatttcgcacgatagaatacaagaaagtgaaattttcctaagggttctgcagcctctcaaagataagtacagacgtctccgtaccgatccgcaagactctactaaacccgcttatgactcgtgagatgtatgtaacctaggctctgataccaatctgtcacgacccaaacaaacccctgtcgtgatggcacctatcgtggaactaggcaagccgactcatttccaaaacaaactgatattttcatttcaaagataatttcagtgctatttaacataaaaacattcgcaaaggagttcaaatcaaaataaaagtgcggaaggaaaagcccgacatcgaggtgtcactagtcatgagcatctactaccatctgtctaacaatattaaggctaacttagcctggaaaatagctaaatacaactagaggaagataagagggagaagagcaggggctgcggtcaccaagcagctaccttgctatccccgagaaaatttgcaaccaaaataatcaacaaccgctaccgtatccagctacacctggatctgcacacaaggtgcagggagtaacgtgagtgcgccaactcagtaagtaacaacaataaacccagttccagtaaatgATTTAAAGATATATTTCaatagttttcaaacagaggaaaaatacaaaggtgagcaaaatgatgaaatcataaacagcccctcgagcaaaacatcattcatatacagcccctcgggcaaacctcacagtcactcgtgccactcgggcatacctcacaatcactcttgccactcgggcactcaacactcagcacttgcactcaataggtacctgcgctcactggggtgtgtacagaatccggaggggctccttcagcccaagcactataatctgcatggacaactcacgtgctataataataaagtatgataaaggcgtgtaacgacccaacttgtcatttttagaatttacgcccattcagtgacttaaggtttcgagcagcctcgcaatatgtattatgacccgtgtgtgtggtcgagtttgaattacggatgattcgaagtgatttgggacatttagtccctgagatggaagtttaagccttaggatttttaccgtagttcGAACTGTGTGAGATGGACTTCGGAATAGAGTTcggtcagttccgttagctccgttgggtgattttggacttaggaacgtgttcggactgtgaatctgaggtttgtagccaatttaggcttgaaatagcgaaagtcaaatttttgggaagtttgaccgggggttgactttttgatatcggggttaaaatgcgattccgagagttggaacaactccgttatttTATTTGtgacttgcctacaaaatttgatgtcattttgggttggtttgataggtttcagcacgagttttagaagttggaagtttttaaagttcataagtttgatttgtggtgcgatttgtattttcggcgtaatttgatgtgatttgaaacctcgaacgagtctgtgttatgttaggggactggttggtatgattggaaggaggtcccgaggggctcgggtgtgtttcagagtgGTTGCGGACCAAATTAGAGatgtttggactgctgttgctgaagtctggtttctttttcgcgaacgcgaagggagtcccgcgttcgcgaagaggtgtttgaggggctgatgatttgtccttcgtgaacgtgaagctgtgaacgcgaacgcgaagaaggaccagGGCAAGCCTTCGTGATCGCGgcccaggcaacgcgaacgcgaagaagaaaaggaagataggggcctggggttgtttggccttcgcgaacgtgaagcttggaacgcaaacgcgaaggagttggtcagccGGTCATCGTGAACGCGGCGAggactttgcgaacgcgaagagtaaatgatggggcagaagcaGTTGACTTCGCGAATACGACCCTTgtcacgcgaacgcaaagaaggattGGAGGCAGATGGATTTttgaccttcgtgaacgcgaaggaatggtcgcgaacgcgaagaaggtgtatctgggcagaattaaaagttccatAAAAACGGGGGTTTgcgttcataactcaaaatcaaattgggagctcggtcgAAGGCGATTTttagagagattcttgcgtgggtgtttcgggtaagtgattcttatcccgttttgattaatttccatgattatgtctttgaatccatcatttaattaggATTTAATGGaataaaaatcaagatttttgtaaaatcttccaaaaacaaaaatttaagatttggaggtcgatttgttattggaattcgataaaattggtatagttgaactcgtatcagaatgggtgttcggatttcatgaaaattatgtcaggttccgagaggcgggtcccgcgttgacttttgttgacattttggggaaaaaaattaagtcgacgtattattatccgaaattgtttccgatgaattttaatgaagttatacaattaatttggatagatttgaatggGCCGGAGGTCAATTctagcaagaaggctattttggaatatcggcctaacttcaaaaggtaaatatcttgcttaacctcgagtgggggaaattccccttaggcattgagtcttatgtgcaacttgggtaattgaaaaccatgtacgcgagatgacgagtacgtacttggtttatatgtgcaaattttattgagttaaggTCTTGAGCATATTgggtagtaaattggataattattggcatatatttaatcatctacttgttgtgcctaaacccttgttgctgattctgttgttatatgacaatgtgatgtgattgttatttgattatttatgaaatttcgtgaatttgctggcttgataattattgaaatttaattttattttggatttttccctctgcaaataattaattaaatgagcttaagaagaggtgtttatataattattgaaaatttgagctTTTATGAAGACTtcgctttatgttgagtaatttctatctctattgattgttttttggtgttgtacacattgtgtggagcatttggctatttgctgtaaaattaattgatttggttgtggccattggataaaatatgatatgaattgattttttttatgtcgttgtgataatttcccgtgtaaattgttgtgttgtatgAGTTGTTATTttagggagataagggtggcatttcaccgttgatattatgcggttataagggtggcattttactattgtgtttgttggctattgatattgtctgggcggagcaataagggtggctataggagcgaaaagggtggcaataggagcgataagggtggctattgatattgtctgggaggagcgataagggtggctataggagcgataagggtggcaataggagcgataagggtggctattgtcggggatgatatatgatgatgtggggttgtggtgttgacaattttcatgtgatgctgtgatttttttgtgtttatttttataccttgtgcaacttgtcttgttgttagtaaatttataataatctgatttatgttgaacttgggagcctgtggttattgccaggcggtttatgaaatgaaatgtgggcacgaggtgtcgtgaattgtgatatgaaatggggatattggcacgtgaattgtccatgcagttgagatataaaatgagggcacgagatgccgggcaaatatgatgatttaattatgggcacgaggtgccgtgaaaatataaaaatgggctgagacccgtatttatgaaaaatatgaaaatggggtgagacccgtatttacgaaaaatatgaaaatgggccgagacccgtattttgatgattttgaaatgaggtatcacatggtgactttttaattgaaagaattatattcaaaatatttatttggaaggatttttacttaggaAGTATTATATAAacgaattgtattttgaaagatatttatttgagaaaattatatttgaaaagatttattgaaagaattatatttgaaaaataattatttgagaaaattatatttgaaagagaattatctggaagaactatgtgaaagacatttatttgaagggcttgatttaattgggtgtaattgtgtttattaattgttgagtgatattaatggtattcttgttgtctgttgtgcatatcattggttgttttatcctgcctttattattatttgtttcctattattttaaatatcatattgcacaggttattagactagtgagtgtcttgactgtacctcgtctctactccattgaggttagtcttgatacttaatgggcaccgctgtggtgtgctcactctacacttctgcacatttttgtgcagagccacgTACTGAAGATATcgtacttgagcagagttaaagcgcgatcataaggattcaaggtagagctgtttggctgtcgcagtcccttggagtcttttcatttcattgtactgttaatttgtaatcaaacagtattgtataatcggtcctcgtgatcattccatgtattcagttagagttcgtgacttagtactaccggtcttgggaggttgtgtattgtaattatttccgctgttagatttaaaaaaaatggcttcaaaatgtaatagaaatcggcttacctagtattagagactaggttccattacgacgcctgtggtgggattttgggtcgtgacaagttggtatcagagctctaggttcataggttctacgagtcacgaacgagtctagtagagtcttgcggatcggtacggagacatctgtacttatcttcgagaggttacagaactgttaggaaacttctatttctttcattcctgtcgtgcggaatttgttgaatttggtatttgaacctttgtatctccattctctcacagatggtgaggactcgtactaatgggttagctgagcaggcatccgcacatactgctagggctgcaagaggccggggccgaggtagaggccgaagtagaggtcgaggaagggcacgtgttgcgactagagcacctgtcagaacaacagttgaggagccactagtagctcccgGTGGGgaacaggtaccagaagcacctgttgttaccccaggacttcaggagactttagcacagttcctgagtatgtttggtacattaactcaggcgggattgatctctgttgcgcCAAACATtctgcagattgggggagtagctcagactcctaccaccactccagagcagcaggtacACGTTGGTTAGGTTTCGAGTATAGTACCGGTagaacctgttattccggttcggcctgaggtctggcccgaggcatcagaagaagaacaaaagagacttaaaaggtttaagaaatatgatccaccaactttcagtggtacagctacagaggatgcccaaggatttttggaaaattgtcaccgtattctccgcaccatgggtattatagaagtgagcggagtttcctttactacatttcaactgtcaggcgcagcgtatcggtggtggcaaatctatgaagaaggtagaccagccgatgccacaccaccaacttgggctcaattttcggaaatgttcttgaaagagtttgttccccagactctcagagatgtgtGGTGCGCAGCGTTTGAATGGttacgtcagggcactatgacagtgtcagaatatgctatcaggttcagtgagttagcccgtcatgcacctatcttggttcctacaatcagaaaACGTGTcagcagattcattgaggggctcgattatgatatcaAAATATGcgtggctcgagaattgcaaactgatgcttcatttcagcaagtagtggagattgcaaggaagattgagggtgttttaggcgaggaaagggggtctaaggaggccaaaaggcctcgaagATCTAgagggttcaatggattttactcttcagctagaacccattatagcagaGGCTCGAGCAGCCGGTCAGCTCAgttcgcacatcagattactcggagtgctctagtttacagtgcaccaccgacacgagattcttacagtggttattccagttatccggcacagactcagtacgagcaaccgcGACCTCTGAAGGGtttttatgagtgtggtgatactaggcgtatcatgagagattgtcctagacttgggaggggtggatttcatcataacactccagctacaagctttattccagttgattctccacatgcacagtcagttagaggtggaggacagacaGGTAGTgggtgcctaagaggtggaggcatGACACGTTGATTtgatcactatgatttggctgaggccaatacaccagatggtgtcgttacaggtacaatcctgatttttattataaaaggatattttccttaatttgattcggttctgaatattgaggtgaatcctcctattatgctccactcaTGGGCGAGCTTCATAAATTTGCGACCCACTTATATATTTATCACTGTtaggagatttaaagatgtgagcccgtgtctgactgtacaccattgagggctataagtccaaaagtaatttttattattcattacagtgagtttaatgtgtttcggaataattgattccaatatttatgaattatacgccctaccggtaggagggttcattatatgttgtgaaaattgttatgaaatatattgaaaataagaaagaaaggaaagttgAAATTTCAGtgggcacaatgtgcaaaatactggtgattcggatttgaggacgagatcctcgcatttttacatgatgtaaaatatttaaaccgggctgcaagccgcgatggaagttatataaggacgaggtccttgtggtgaaatatttatgagtttaagattctcccttgtgaaatttaatttgtgcaataatattaatagggagtcatgcctgttaggcttatttgataatgcttgtatattttctgttcatattcatccatttttgtgctgtaaatattgagttttagcctatgaggtgagtgcccaggtgacgttaaatatgactcattaatccgagtaagtaatcatgaggtcttcatgccttacgttctgttgtcagtattgtgaaaattcgaaacgaggtgatggttaatataagattaattgatgatgttggaattaattatgaacaacttttaagactagagatgtggtgatgagcatacatatgatgttcTTCATGTCCTAATATAATTATGATCaggcaatgctgagattaatgttattgatatataccctgtgatactttgttgggttgtggttatgttgttaggagttgtttgggtgttactctagcaggtggataggccaaattacaggggagactctgtcaaaatttctgaaaaatttgagagttagtaaaatttgggggattgagatttgcaagggaagagataaattatattatgtgtttgagggagaatgatcctaagcggggaataatgtaacaccccagagaaagttttgaattacttcaacactattgatatgtgcataggcacgagttgctatagtcaGTTGAGCCTAatactgtgcgttgttgtgagaaatcGGGCCTTTTTGAAAATATTAGAGCATAAGAGAATGTCCTTAAAGTTTttaagtatggataaaagaaataatctcaattgagatggtgttgtcggacccgtgttaaattgcagaaatgtaaaatcactcacaagtatgtgtgcaagaatatactcagtaatttaaagtcctcggAAAGATTcttaacacgttcgaggacgaacgtttgtttaagaggtggagaatgtaacgacccgacttgttatttttAGAATTTACgccccattcagtgacttaagattTCGAGCAgcctcacaatatgtattatgacccgcgtgtgtggtcgagttttaattacggatgattcggagtgatttgggatatttagtccctgagatggaagcttaaaccttaggatttttaccgtagtcagaactgtgtgaagacgactccggaatagagttctgtcagttccgttagctccattgggtgattttaaacttaggaATGTGTCTgcactgtgaatctgaggtctgtagccaatttaggcttgaaatggcgaaagtcgaatttttgggaagtttgaccggtgggttgactttttgatatgcgattccgagagtaggaacaactccgttatgttatttgggacttgcttgcaaaatttgacgtcattccgggttggtttgataggtttcggcacgagttttagaagttggaagtttttgaagttcataagttcgatttgtggtgcgatttgtattttcggcgtaatttgatgtgatttgaaatctCGAAcgagtccgtgttatgttaggggactggttggtatgattggacgggggtcccgaggggctcgggtgtgtttcggaccaaattggagctgtttggactgctgttgttgaagtctggtttccttcttcgcgacgcgaagggagtcccgcgttcgcgaagaggagtttgagggtctgatgatttgtccttcacgaacgcgaagttgtgaacacgaacgcgaagaaggaacaGGGCAAGCCTTTGCGATCGCAgcccaggcaacgcgaacgcgaagaagaaaaggaagataggggcctggggtcgtttggccttcgcgaacgcgaagcttggaacgcgaacgcgaagagaaaatgatggggcagaagcagttggcctttgcgaacgcgacgcttgtcacgcgaacgtgaagaaggattGGAGGCAGATggatttttggccttcgcgaacgcgaaggaatggccgcgaacgcgaagaaggtgtatctgggcagaattaaaagtcccaaaaacggaggtttgagttcataactcaaaatcaaattgggagctcggtagaaggtgatttttagagagattcttgcgtgggtgtttggggtaagtgattcttatcccgttttgattaatttccatgattatgtctttgaatccatcatttaattcggatttaatggaagaaaaatcaagatttttgtaaaatcttccaaaaacgaaaatttaagatttggaggtcgatttgttattggaattcgataaaattggtatagttgaactcgtatcgggatgggtgttcggatttcatgaaaattatgtcgggtttcgggagacgagtcccgcgttgacttttgttgactttttggaataaat
The DNA window shown above is from Nicotiana tomentosiformis chromosome 8, ASM39032v3, whole genome shotgun sequence and carries:
- the LOC138898094 gene encoding uncharacterized protein — encoded protein: MFLKEFVPQTLRDVWCAAFEWLRQGTMTVSEYAIRFSELARHAPILVPTIRKRVSRFIEGLDYDIKICVARELQTDASFQQVVEIARKIEGVLGEERGSKEAKRPRRSRGFNGFYSSARTHYSRGSSSRSAQFAHQITRSALVYSAPPTRDSYSGYSSYPAQTQYEQPRPLKGFYECGDTRRIMRDCPRLGRGGFHHNTPATSFIPVDSPHAQSVRGGGQTGSGCLRGGGMTR